From Streptomyces qinzhouensis, one genomic window encodes:
- a CDS encoding TetR family transcriptional regulator yields the protein MTTSTSEPESVLPLRERKRLRTRRALVDTALARYARDGFDRTTLDDLTDDVEISKRTFFRYFSSKEEVALAPEKEFWDAFLDVLRETGLSGPVLGALHRTLITALERMDGEWERRFAESRRLVERTPALAAHSLQHCAETTDAVLALLSTRLGPLEADDTLPAAPGTDELRLRIALEITVAAFRCALHAWSTGAADAGRPELIALTDRAFAAVPGSLDLTARPAETG from the coding sequence ATGACGACGTCGACCAGCGAGCCGGAAAGCGTGCTGCCCCTGCGTGAGCGCAAGCGGCTGCGCACCCGGCGTGCCCTGGTCGATACGGCGCTCGCGCGCTACGCCAGGGACGGCTTCGACCGGACGACCCTCGACGACCTCACCGACGACGTCGAGATCTCCAAGCGCACCTTCTTCCGCTACTTCAGCTCGAAGGAGGAGGTGGCCCTGGCGCCGGAGAAGGAGTTCTGGGACGCCTTCCTCGACGTCCTGCGGGAGACCGGGCTCTCCGGACCGGTCCTCGGCGCGCTGCACCGGACCCTGATCACCGCGCTGGAGCGGATGGACGGGGAGTGGGAGCGGCGGTTCGCGGAGAGCCGCAGGCTCGTGGAGCGGACCCCGGCACTCGCGGCGCACAGCCTCCAGCACTGCGCGGAGACCACGGACGCCGTACTGGCGCTGCTGTCGACCCGGCTGGGCCCGCTGGAGGCGGACGACACGCTCCCGGCGGCGCCGGGGACGGACGAACTGCGGCTGCGGATCGCCCTGGAGATCACCGTGGCGGCCTTCCGGTGCGCGCTGCATGCCTGGTCGACGGGGGCGGCGGACGCGGGCCGGCCGGAGCTGATCGCCCTGACGGACCGCGCGTTCGCCGCCGTACCGGGAAGCCTGGACCTGACGGCCCGCCCCGCCGAAACCGGCTGA